Proteins encoded by one window of Juglans regia cultivar Chandler chromosome 15, Walnut 2.0, whole genome shotgun sequence:
- the LOC108990360 gene encoding uncharacterized protein LOC108990360 has product MEDPEDTSRDNVLWGDAMEEIFIDMLYQDALQGRLKGGKITFREHGVYAQRLTAVGKKVFDGNQVRGKLTRLKGMQRLFTDLLSQTGMGWDPDTKTVVASDECWENAIRVKSKWGRFRTFGCPKYEELCTIFGASVAYGTMQHASTQLPADSDDERRLDEEMRARVPPALGHRQGLPIGNDDFIDLMGIGSPAVDAVTGSSRRPKPRKKSDFEVQLSEAVEEVKLTQRARRKRYEDAEAVASSKRSKESEPSEGTNAGYDPISHCATLLSELSPPLDPSQLVRAIKELLNPEMRQFFLSLDAARRDSWARHC; this is encoded by the exons ATGGAGGACCCCGAAGATACGAGCCGGGATAATGTGCTTTGGGGCGATGCCATGGAGGAGATATTCATCGACATGCTCTACCAGGACGCGCTTCAAGGTAGATTAAAGGGCGGAAAGATAACGTTTAGAGAGCATGGAGTTTATGCACAGCGACTCACTGCTGTTGGGAAGAAAGTGTTTGACGGGAACCAGGTTCGTGGAAAATTGACGAGGTTGAAGGGGATGCAGCGCTTGTTTACCGATTTGTTGAGCCAAACTGGTATGGGTTGGGATCCCGACACAAAGACAGTTGTCGCGAGTGACGAGTGCTGGGAGAATGCCATTAgg GTTAAATCGAAATGGGGGAGGTTTCGTACTTTTGGCTGCCCAAAGTACGAGGAGCTATGCACCATATTTGGCGCGTCCGTTGCATACGGGACTATGCAACACGCATCAACACAGCTCCCCGCAGATAGCGACGACGAGCGGCGCCTGGATGAGGAGATGCGAGCTCGAGTGCCTCCCGCACTAGGCCATCGACAGGGATTGCCCATTGGCAATGATGACTTTATTGACTTGATGGGGATCGGGTCACCTGCAGTGGATGCCGTGACTGGGTCATCACGTAGGCCGAAGCCAAGAAAGAAGAGCGATTTTGAGGTGCAGCTTTCTGAGGCCGTCGAGGAGGTTAAACTGACGCAGAGAGCGAGGCGTAAACGATATGAGGATGCAGAAGCTGTGGCATCATCGAAGCGCAGCAAAGAGTCAGAGCCTAGTGAGGGGACCAATGCGGGGTATGATCCGATTAGTCATTGTGCGACGTTGCTAAGCGAGCTTTCCCCTCCGTTGGATCCATCCCAACTTGTTCGCGCAATTAAGGAATTACTGAACCCAGAGATGCGACAGTTTTTCTTGTCCTTGGATGCTGCAAGGAGGGACTCTTGGGCCCGTCATTGTTAA